From Phenylobacterium montanum, the proteins below share one genomic window:
- a CDS encoding response regulator transcription factor gives MAQRKTILIIDDDAEVRESLAEQLAIGDEFATHTAATGEAGAAEAVKSRADLILLDVDLPDIDGREVCRRLRAAGVSAPVIMLTAADQDADTIQGLDAGANDYVTKPFKFAVLLARIRAQLRSHEQSEDAVFRIGPYEFRPATKLLIDEKQKKIRLTEKETSILKYLYRAGETPVTREELLTEVWGYNAGVTTHTLETHVYRLRQKIEPDAGGAKLLLTEAGGYRLAP, from the coding sequence ATGGCGCAACGTAAAACCATCCTGATCATCGACGACGACGCCGAGGTTCGCGAGAGCCTGGCCGAGCAGCTGGCCATCGGCGACGAGTTCGCCACCCACACCGCCGCCACCGGCGAGGCGGGGGCCGCCGAGGCGGTGAAGAGCCGGGCCGACCTGATCCTTCTGGACGTCGACCTGCCCGACATCGACGGGCGCGAGGTCTGCCGGCGCCTGCGCGCCGCTGGGGTCTCGGCGCCGGTGATCATGCTGACCGCCGCCGACCAGGACGCCGACACCATCCAGGGCCTGGACGCCGGCGCCAACGACTATGTCACCAAGCCGTTCAAGTTCGCCGTGCTCTTGGCCCGCATCCGCGCCCAGCTGCGCAGCCACGAGCAGTCGGAAGACGCGGTGTTCCGCATCGGTCCCTATGAGTTCCGCCCGGCGACCAAGCTCCTGATCGACGAGAAGCAGAAGAAGATCCGGCTGACGGAAAAAGAGACCAGCATCCTGAAATACCTCTACCGCGCCGGCGAGACGCCGGTGACGCGCGAGGAATTGCTGACCGAGGTGTGGGGCTACAACGCCGGCGTCACCACCCACACCCTGGAGACCCACGTCTATCGCCTGAGGCAGAAGATCGAGCCCGACGCCGGCGGGGCGAAGCTGCTGCTGACCGAGGCGGGGGGGTATCGGCTGGCGCCGTAG
- a CDS encoding leucyl aminopeptidase family protein: MSDTLLAVAEGPAIAVHALLEADLAAFMDGRSAPERRLVDLAQFKAKAGQVLAVPGDGGDMVLFGLGAAASPDGMAFRALPGKLPPGDYHIATAPAAVPPQAVALAWALGAYAFERYRKPRKEPWPRLVTQGVDLAEVKAIAEGCALARDLVNTPANDMGPVQLEMAARETAEAFGAEITVITGEALLTQGYPAVHAVGRAADPTRAPRMIELRWGRPEDPLVALVGKGVVFDTGGLDLKPSAGMRLMKKDMGGAAHALGLAHMIMAMRLKLRLAVLLPVVENAVSGDAMRPGDVIASRKGLSIEIGNTDAEGRLILADALTRAEELEPALTIDLATLTGAARAALGPQVIPFYTADEALAGELAQAATTVADPLWRMPLWAGYDEALDSDIADLKNDSDAWAQAGSVTAALFLQRFAPKGPWAHFDIFAWNPKGGAGRPTGAEAQAIRALYAVLKARQA, encoded by the coding sequence ATGTCCGACACCCTGCTCGCCGTCGCCGAAGGACCCGCAATTGCGGTCCACGCCCTCCTGGAGGCCGATCTGGCCGCCTTCATGGACGGCCGTTCCGCCCCCGAGCGACGGCTGGTCGACCTGGCTCAGTTCAAGGCCAAGGCCGGCCAGGTGCTGGCGGTTCCAGGCGATGGCGGCGACATGGTCCTGTTCGGCCTGGGGGCCGCGGCCAGCCCCGACGGCATGGCCTTCCGCGCCTTGCCCGGCAAGCTGCCGCCCGGCGACTACCATATCGCCACGGCTCCGGCGGCCGTGCCGCCCCAGGCGGTCGCCCTGGCCTGGGCGCTCGGCGCCTATGCCTTCGAACGCTACAGGAAGCCGCGCAAGGAGCCCTGGCCGCGGCTGGTGACCCAAGGCGTGGACCTGGCCGAGGTCAAGGCCATAGCCGAGGGCTGCGCCCTGGCCCGCGACCTGGTCAACACCCCTGCCAACGACATGGGCCCGGTGCAGCTGGAAATGGCCGCACGCGAGACCGCCGAGGCCTTCGGCGCGGAGATCACGGTGATCACCGGCGAGGCCCTTCTGACCCAGGGCTATCCGGCGGTGCATGCGGTCGGCAGGGCCGCCGACCCCACCCGCGCGCCCCGGATGATCGAACTCCGCTGGGGTCGGCCCGAGGATCCGCTGGTGGCCCTGGTCGGCAAGGGGGTAGTGTTCGACACCGGCGGCCTGGACCTGAAGCCTTCGGCCGGCATGCGGCTGATGAAGAAGGACATGGGGGGCGCCGCCCACGCCCTGGGCCTCGCCCATATGATCATGGCCATGCGGCTGAAGCTGCGCCTGGCGGTGCTGCTGCCGGTGGTGGAGAACGCCGTCTCCGGCGACGCCATGCGGCCGGGCGACGTGATCGCCTCGCGCAAGGGCCTCTCGATCGAGATCGGCAACACCGACGCGGAAGGGCGGCTGATCCTGGCCGACGCCCTGACCCGCGCCGAGGAGCTGGAGCCGGCCCTGACCATCGATCTGGCCACCCTCACCGGGGCGGCGCGGGCGGCGCTGGGCCCGCAGGTGATCCCCTTCTACACCGCCGACGAGGCCCTGGCCGGCGAGTTGGCCCAGGCCGCGACGACGGTGGCGGACCCTCTGTGGCGCATGCCGCTGTGGGCCGGCTATGACGAGGCGCTGGACAGCGACATCGCCGACCTGAAGAACGATTCCGACGCCTGGGCCCAGGCCGGTTCGGTCACCGCCGCCCTGTTCCTGCAGCGCTTCGCACCCAAGGGGCCGTGGGCGCATTTCGACATCTTCGCCTGGAACCCCAAGGGCGGGGCCGGCCGGCCCACCGGGGCCGAGGCCCAGGCGATCCGCGCCCTCTATGCGGTGCTGAAGGCGCGCCAGGCGTGA
- a CDS encoding 3-deoxy-manno-octulosonate cytidylyltransferase: MNPIILIPTRMAATRLPGKPLADIGGIPMILRAFGQANAAGVAPVAVAAGDQEIVDVVEAAGGRAVLTDPALPSGSDRILAALAVLDPQGRHDAIINLQGDMPFVEPTVIEACVKLIADQPGCDIATVVAPESSPADRTNPDVVKAVLALQAGASAGRALYFTRSTLYGDGPVWRHIGIYGYRREALERFNAAPPSPLEQREKLEQLRAMEMGLSIWATIADTAPISVDNPADLAAARAYAETLS, encoded by the coding sequence ATGAACCCGATCATCCTGATTCCGACCCGCATGGCCGCGACACGCCTGCCGGGCAAGCCGCTCGCGGATATCGGCGGCATACCGATGATCCTGCGCGCTTTCGGCCAGGCCAATGCGGCCGGCGTGGCCCCGGTGGCGGTGGCGGCGGGTGACCAGGAGATCGTCGATGTGGTCGAGGCCGCCGGCGGCCGCGCGGTGCTGACGGACCCGGCCCTGCCCTCCGGTTCCGACCGCATCCTGGCCGCCCTGGCCGTGCTGGACCCGCAAGGGCGGCACGACGCCATCATCAACCTGCAGGGCGACATGCCCTTCGTCGAGCCGACGGTGATCGAGGCCTGCGTCAAGCTGATAGCGGACCAGCCCGGCTGTGACATCGCCACGGTGGTGGCCCCGGAAAGCTCGCCGGCCGACCGCACAAATCCGGACGTGGTCAAGGCGGTGCTGGCGCTGCAAGCCGGCGCCAGCGCCGGCCGCGCCCTCTATTTCACCCGCTCCACCCTCTATGGCGACGGCCCCGTCTGGCGCCACATCGGCATCTATGGCTACCGCCGCGAGGCCCTTGAGCGCTTCAACGCCGCCCCGCCGTCCCCCCTGGAGCAGCGTGAGAAGCTGGAACAGCTCCGGGCCATGGAGATGGGCCTTTCCATCTGGGCGACCATAGCCGACACCGCGCCGATCTCGGTCGACAACCCGGCCGATCTCGCCGCCGCCCGCGCCTACGCAGAGACCCTGTCATGA
- a CDS encoding argininosuccinate synthase — protein MAAQSPVKKVVLAYSGGLDTSIILKWLQETYACEVVTFTADLGQGEELGPAREKALLMGVKPENIFIEDLREEFVRDFVFPMFRANAVYEGIYLLGTSIARPLIAKTQIDIARKVGADAVCHGATGKGNDQVRFELGYYALEPDIRVIAPWREWSFASREALLDFAEKHQIPIAKDKRGEAPFSVDANLLHSSSEGKVLEDPSVEAPEFVYQRTIAPEDAPDKAQVFTMDFEGGDPVAIDGERLSPAALLTKLNQLGHDNGVGRLDLVENRFVGMKSRGVYETPGGTILLAAHRGIESITLDRGAMHLKDEIMPRYASLIYNGFWFSPEREMLQALIDKSQDLVTGQVRVKLYKGNVAVIGRTSPYSLYDQELVTFEEGKVAYDHRDAAGFIKLNALRLRVAAKRDRRGR, from the coding sequence ATGGCCGCCCAGAGCCCCGTGAAGAAAGTCGTGCTCGCCTATTCCGGGGGCCTCGACACCTCGATCATCCTGAAATGGCTGCAGGAGACCTACGCTTGCGAGGTGGTGACCTTCACCGCCGACCTGGGCCAGGGCGAAGAGCTTGGCCCGGCCCGCGAAAAGGCTCTCCTGATGGGGGTCAAGCCCGAGAACATTTTCATCGAGGACCTGCGCGAAGAGTTCGTGCGCGACTTCGTCTTCCCCATGTTCCGCGCCAATGCGGTCTATGAGGGGATCTATCTGCTGGGCACCTCGATCGCCCGGCCGCTGATCGCCAAGACCCAGATCGACATCGCCCGCAAGGTCGGCGCCGACGCGGTCTGTCACGGCGCCACGGGCAAGGGCAACGACCAGGTGCGCTTCGAACTCGGCTACTACGCCCTCGAGCCCGACATCCGGGTGATCGCCCCCTGGCGCGAGTGGAGCTTCGCCAGCCGCGAGGCCCTGCTGGATTTCGCCGAAAAGCACCAGATCCCGATCGCCAAGGACAAGCGCGGCGAGGCGCCGTTCAGCGTCGACGCCAACCTGCTGCACTCCTCGTCGGAAGGAAAGGTGCTGGAGGACCCCTCGGTCGAGGCGCCGGAATTCGTCTATCAGCGGACCATCGCGCCTGAGGATGCCCCCGACAAGGCGCAGGTCTTCACCATGGACTTCGAGGGCGGCGACCCGGTGGCCATCGACGGCGAACGCCTGTCGCCGGCCGCCCTGCTGACCAAGCTGAACCAACTGGGCCACGACAACGGCGTCGGCCGCCTGGACCTAGTGGAAAACCGCTTCGTCGGCATGAAGTCGCGCGGCGTCTACGAGACCCCGGGCGGCACCATCCTGCTGGCCGCCCACCGCGGCATCGAGTCGATCACGCTGGACCGCGGCGCCATGCACCTGAAGGACGAGATCATGCCGCGCTATGCGAGCCTGATCTACAACGGCTTCTGGTTCTCGCCTGAGCGCGAGATGCTGCAGGCCCTGATCGACAAGAGCCAGGACCTGGTCACCGGCCAGGTGCGGGTGAAGCTCTACAAGGGCAACGTCGCCGTGATCGGCCGCACCAGCCCCTATTCGTTGTACGATCAGGAACTGGTCACCTTCGAAGAAGGCAAGGTCGCCTACGACCACCGCGACGCGGCGGGCTTCATCAAGCTCAACGCGCTGCGCCTGCGCGTGGCGGCGAAACGGGATCGGCGGGGGCGGTAA
- a CDS encoding tetratricopeptide repeat protein: MSRKLILLAAAAALSLAPLAAQAQQAMSMSPVGAPQAPPPAAPATAAPTANATAPAMRSYAQLPADKPKAPPHKASAAERDAAERLEPLARAAFWGREVDIDPTDVVAGVKLSSALRAVGQNGEAITVAGRVLVLDPNNFDALMETAKAYVAAGQGFYAIDPLKKASLARPRDWRPMSLLGVAYVQVQRDDDAQAIWHDALALSPENPAVLSNLAMDMAAKGDAAGAETLLRRAVAQPGSGLVERQNLSLVLGLQGKLAEAEKILREDLPPEQANADLAYLQSLTKAKASIAPATTRTWAAVKGAGS; encoded by the coding sequence ATGTCTCGCAAGCTCATCCTCCTCGCCGCCGCCGCGGCCCTGTCCTTGGCCCCGCTGGCGGCCCAGGCCCAGCAGGCCATGAGCATGAGCCCGGTGGGCGCGCCCCAAGCCCCGCCCCCCGCCGCGCCAGCCACCGCGGCGCCGACGGCGAACGCCACCGCACCGGCCATGCGCTCCTACGCCCAGCTGCCCGCCGACAAGCCCAAGGCGCCGCCACACAAGGCCAGCGCCGCCGAGCGCGACGCCGCCGAGCGCCTCGAGCCCCTGGCCCGCGCCGCCTTCTGGGGTCGCGAGGTCGACATCGACCCGACCGACGTCGTCGCAGGGGTCAAGCTGTCTTCGGCCCTGAGGGCGGTGGGGCAGAACGGCGAGGCGATCACGGTGGCGGGCCGCGTCCTGGTGCTGGACCCGAACAATTTCGATGCCCTGATGGAGACCGCCAAGGCCTATGTGGCCGCCGGCCAGGGCTTCTACGCCATCGACCCGCTGAAGAAGGCCTCTCTGGCCCGGCCCAGGGACTGGCGGCCCATGTCGCTGCTGGGCGTGGCCTATGTGCAGGTGCAGCGTGACGACGACGCCCAGGCGATCTGGCATGACGCCCTGGCCCTGTCGCCCGAGAATCCCGCCGTGCTGTCGAACCTGGCCATGGACATGGCCGCCAAGGGCGACGCCGCCGGCGCCGAGACCCTGCTGCGCCGCGCCGTGGCCCAGCCCGGCTCTGGTCTGGTCGAGCGGCAGAACCTGTCGCTGGTGCTGGGCCTGCAGGGCAAGCTGGCCGAGGCGGAAAAAATTCTGCGCGAGGACCTGCCGCCCGAGCAGGCCAACGCCGACCTCGCCTACCTGCAGAGCCTGACCAAGGCCAAGGCGAGCATCGCCCCGGCCACCACCCGCACCTGGGCGGCGGTCAAGGGCGCGGGGAGCTGA
- a CDS encoding C40 family peptidase, with translation MSDPRTTLARGDLAAAELEGRVRAGRYAETISLACAAPAAAIRRAADPAAEQMDQLLFGERFEVLEEKAGWAWGQARRDGYVGFVERAALTAYARLPTHRVSAPRAYAFSEPSIKSRPIGLYSMNALVFIEAREGRFAKAAGSGWFVENQLADIGSVETDPAAIAERYLGAAYQWGGRESLGLDCSGLVQQALLACGRACPRDTDQQAEMGAAIAAADLARGDLVFWRGHVGMMLDQTRLIHANAHHMAVAIEPLAEAVARIAAAGSGHPTAYQRI, from the coding sequence GTGAGCGACCCGCGCACCACCCTCGCCCGGGGCGACCTCGCGGCCGCCGAGCTGGAAGGTCGGGTGCGGGCCGGGCGTTACGCTGAGACGATTTCCCTGGCCTGCGCGGCTCCCGCTGCGGCGATCCGTCGCGCCGCCGATCCGGCCGCGGAACAGATGGACCAGCTGCTGTTCGGCGAACGTTTCGAAGTGCTGGAGGAAAAGGCCGGCTGGGCCTGGGGCCAGGCCCGCCGCGACGGCTATGTTGGCTTCGTCGAACGCGCGGCCCTCACAGCCTATGCGCGGCTGCCGACCCATCGTGTTTCCGCGCCGCGCGCCTACGCCTTTTCCGAACCCAGCATCAAGTCGCGCCCGATCGGCCTCTATTCGATGAACGCTCTGGTCTTCATCGAAGCCCGCGAAGGTCGCTTCGCCAAGGCGGCCGGCAGCGGTTGGTTCGTGGAGAACCAGCTGGCTGATATCGGCTCGGTCGAGACCGACCCGGCCGCGATCGCCGAGCGCTATCTGGGTGCGGCCTATCAGTGGGGCGGGCGCGAGAGCCTGGGCCTGGACTGCTCGGGCCTGGTGCAGCAGGCCCTCTTGGCCTGCGGCCGAGCCTGCCCTCGCGACACCGACCAGCAGGCTGAGATGGGCGCCGCCATCGCGGCCGCCGACCTCGCCCGCGGCGACCTCGTCTTCTGGCGCGGCCATGTGGGCATGATGCTGGATCAGACCCGCCTGATCCACGCCAACGCCCACCACATGGCCGTGGCCATCGAGCCGCTGGCCGAGGCGGTCGCCCGTATCGCTGCGGCGGGCAGCGGCCATCCGACCGCATATCAGCGGATCTAA
- a CDS encoding L,D-transpeptidase family protein, protein MAQVFTAWSDGRFDLGGRKVACALGRSGVIAAEDKREGDGASPLGMWPVRRLLYRPDRVGRPVTALPTQALEPDDGWCDAPGDPAYNRPVKRPYPASHEALWREDHLYDLVVVLGHNDDPPVAPMGSAIFLHLAREGYAPTEGCVALSRPDMEAFLAQAQPGAVLEIKRAE, encoded by the coding sequence ATGGCGCAGGTCTTCACCGCCTGGTCCGACGGCCGGTTCGATCTCGGCGGGCGCAAGGTCGCCTGCGCGCTGGGCCGTTCGGGGGTGATCGCAGCCGAGGACAAGCGCGAGGGCGATGGGGCGAGCCCCTTGGGGATGTGGCCGGTGCGCCGGCTGCTCTATCGCCCGGATCGGGTCGGCAGACCGGTCACCGCCCTGCCAACCCAGGCCCTGGAGCCGGACGACGGCTGGTGCGACGCGCCTGGCGATCCCGCCTACAACCGGCCGGTCAAGCGGCCCTACCCCGCCAGCCATGAGGCGCTATGGCGCGAGGACCACCTCTACGATCTGGTCGTGGTGCTGGGCCACAATGACGATCCGCCGGTCGCGCCCATGGGCTCGGCCATCTTCCTGCACTTGGCGCGGGAGGGATACGCGCCGACCGAAGGCTGCGTGGCCCTGAGCCGGCCGGACATGGAAGCCTTTCTCGCCCAGGCGCAGCCGGGCGCGGTCTTGGAGATCAAGCGGGCGGAGTGA
- a CDS encoding c-type cytochrome yields MSDSLGFNKIAGALLATGLVIIGLGVGTKILFEYKAPAKEGYAIAVQEESAGGGAAVEQPIDWGTELPKADVAAGKAVAAKCQSCHNLDQGGPNQTGPNLWGVLGRQPGSHPGFAYSDGMKAFGAKQPTWDYVHINDFITAPGKYIDGTKMTFVGLKQRQDRINIIAYLHTLGSNLPIPAPNPAAAAAPAAASGAPASGAPAAASAAASAAPEKGAPAEKAAAAK; encoded by the coding sequence ATGAGCGATTCGCTTGGCTTCAACAAGATTGCGGGCGCGTTGCTCGCGACCGGACTGGTGATCATCGGCCTCGGGGTCGGGACCAAGATCCTGTTCGAATACAAGGCCCCGGCCAAGGAAGGCTATGCGATTGCGGTGCAGGAAGAGAGCGCCGGCGGCGGCGCGGCCGTGGAGCAGCCGATCGACTGGGGGACCGAACTGCCCAAGGCCGACGTGGCGGCAGGCAAGGCCGTGGCAGCCAAGTGCCAGTCCTGCCACAACCTCGACCAAGGTGGCCCGAACCAGACCGGCCCGAACCTCTGGGGCGTCCTGGGCCGGCAGCCGGGCAGCCATCCGGGCTTCGCCTATAGCGATGGCATGAAGGCCTTCGGCGCCAAGCAGCCGACCTGGGACTATGTCCATATCAACGACTTCATCACCGCGCCGGGCAAGTACATCGACGGCACCAAGATGACCTTCGTCGGCCTAAAGCAGCGCCAGGACCGCATCAACATCATCGCCTATCTTCACACCCTGGGCTCGAACCTGCCGATCCCGGCGCCGAACCCCGCAGCCGCTGCTGCTCCGGCCGCAGCGTCTGGCGCACCGGCCAGCGGCGCCCCGGCGGCGGCTTCGGCTGCAGCCTCGGCGGCCCCGGAAAAGGGCGCTCCGGCCGAAAAGGCCGCCGCCGCGAAGTAG